From Triticum aestivum cultivar Chinese Spring chromosome 4A, IWGSC CS RefSeq v2.1, whole genome shotgun sequence, a single genomic window includes:
- the LOC123083741 gene encoding uncharacterized protein has product MISLVIWHIAEGNFNFTSTEVTQVSDGDPKVEREKIAFSFDLNQYDDDLHMYDDPRHAAPSDSPRDAAPSDGPRGAAPSDGSRDATQRGGVAASNNKHVKESKKGKKRDDPMVEVMTQYVEIKRKQAEEESALLAGAKNAQEFSISKCIAVLHKVESIHRDERATAYKVFKSVENREIFLNSAAEDEESATVFLRSEMAEFTQCI; this is encoded by the exons ATGATAAGCTTGGTGATCT GGCATATAGCAGAAGGTAACTTCAATTTCACATCAACTGAGGTTACACAAGTGAGTGATGGTGATCCCAAAGTTGAAAGAGAGAAGATTGCCTTCTCTTTTGACCTGAATCAATACGATGATGATTTACACATGTATGATGATCCAAGACATGCCGCCCCAAGTGATAGTCCAAGAGATGCTGCCCCAAGTGATGGTCCCAGAGGTGCTGCCCCAAGTGATGGTTCAAGAGATGCTACACAAAGAGGTGGTGTTGCTGCTTCAAATAACAAGCATGTGAAGGAATCAAAGAAGGGTAAGAAGCGTGATGATCCTATGGTGGAAGTGATGACACAATATGTGGAGATCAAACGGAAGCAAGCGGAGGAGGAGTCTGCTCTATTGGCCGGGGCAAAAAATGCCCAAGAATTCTCCATCAGCAAGTGCATTGCTGTTTTGCACAAGGTGGAAAGCATCCACCGCGATGAAAGAGCCACTGCCTACAAAGTGTTCAAAAGTGTTGAGAACCGTGAGATCTTTCTTAATTCTGCCGCTGAAGATGAAGAAAGTGCAACAGTGTTTCTTCGAAGCGAAATGGCAGAGTTTACTCAATGTATCTAA